A part of Paenibacillus donghaensis genomic DNA contains:
- a CDS encoding lantibiotic immunity ABC transporter MutE/EpiE family permease subunit produces MLNLVQAEHMKYKRSFAQKLVFIGPLFFVVFALVALLYLPEGQSIPGQLLLTMVFNWWPFIFVPLGTALLCALSEQRERKAGNYRALLTREVHPLQLWLGKIAVLAYYLLLSSLGLIITVLLAGLLITDGQLPVWKISYASLLIWLASLGFIPLQLFIAAWKGMAASIGAGLTGLFAGVLAAPGPYWMLVPWSWPLRLMCPVIGVHPNGVSLQSGDPLLSHTVIPTGILLSLLFCGATAWLGGIWFSRREVK; encoded by the coding sequence ATGCTTAACCTTGTCCAAGCGGAGCATATGAAATACAAACGCAGCTTCGCGCAGAAACTGGTGTTTATCGGGCCGCTGTTTTTTGTTGTGTTTGCTCTTGTTGCCTTGTTGTACCTGCCGGAGGGGCAGAGTATTCCCGGACAACTGCTTCTGACCATGGTGTTTAACTGGTGGCCGTTTATTTTTGTGCCGCTAGGCACTGCGTTGCTCTGCGCACTGTCCGAACAGCGCGAGCGCAAAGCCGGGAATTACCGTGCACTGCTCACCCGTGAGGTGCATCCTCTGCAGCTATGGCTGGGCAAAATAGCGGTGCTGGCTTATTATCTGCTGCTCTCCTCGCTCGGATTGATCATAACGGTACTTCTGGCAGGGCTGCTGATCACGGATGGGCAGCTGCCGGTCTGGAAGATCAGCTATGCCAGTCTGCTGATCTGGCTGGCCTCCTTAGGCTTCATCCCGCTGCAGCTGTTCATCGCGGCCTGGAAAGGCATGGCTGCTTCCATTGGCGCAGGACTGACCGGATTGTTCGCCGGCGTGCTGGCAGCGCCGGGCCCCTATTGGATGCTGGTGCCCTGGAGCTGGCCGTTGCGGCTAATGTGCCCCGTGATCGGGGTCCATCCCAACGGGGTCTCGCTTCAGTCCGGTGATCCGCTGCTCTCTCACACCGTCATTCCTACTGGAATCTTGCTTTCCCTGCTGTTCTGCGGTGCGACTGCCTGGCTTGGCGGAATCTGGTTCTCCCGAAGAGAGGTGAAATAG
- a CDS encoding lantibiotic immunity ABC transporter MutG family permease subunit: MQLLRLLFSDWLKTKRTAVRSVTFAALLLFPLALLAYYSGSARTADLPVRIHEAYYQAGCILLPVAAGLLGGLLAAQEEQAGHFNGWLGQAAPRAQIYLSKLLLLLCLMAAILFGSLVVLLLGMKLVLQLDQIGTGAFILSGVLALAGSFLLASLHIYLAFAYGLGASVGAGGAGLLVAAIIGTTSIGDKIWPYLPWAWPARLAWLPSVRMAGALPDGLPESWLLRYSLQGLIPAAGLFLLATVCSILWFSRWEGRVSYE; encoded by the coding sequence ATGCAGCTGCTGCGATTATTGTTCAGCGACTGGTTAAAGACCAAACGGACAGCGGTTAGATCAGTAACGTTCGCTGCTCTGCTGTTGTTTCCCCTTGCATTGTTAGCGTATTATTCCGGTTCCGCACGGACTGCAGATTTGCCTGTGCGGATACATGAGGCTTACTACCAGGCCGGATGCATTCTGCTGCCGGTCGCTGCTGGCCTGCTGGGTGGACTTCTGGCCGCGCAGGAAGAGCAGGCCGGACATTTCAACGGCTGGCTTGGACAAGCGGCACCCAGAGCGCAGATTTATCTGAGCAAGCTGCTTCTGTTGCTCTGCCTGATGGCTGCTATTCTGTTTGGTTCTTTGGTGGTTCTACTGCTGGGCATGAAGCTTGTGCTGCAGCTGGACCAGATCGGGACCGGAGCCTTCATCCTCAGCGGCGTACTGGCGCTGGCAGGCTCGTTTTTGTTAGCTTCGCTTCATATCTATCTGGCGTTTGCCTATGGGCTTGGCGCATCGGTGGGTGCCGGGGGTGCCGGATTACTGGTCGCGGCGATTATCGGCACGACTTCCATCGGCGACAAGATATGGCCTTACCTTCCCTGGGCCTGGCCGGCCAGACTGGCTTGGCTGCCGTCTGTGCGGATGGCCGGTGCCCTGCCGGATGGACTGCCTGAGAGCTGGCTGCTGCGGTACAGCCTGCAAGGACTCATTCCTGCTGCCGGTTTATTTCTGCTGGCAACGGTCTGTAGTATACTATGGTTCAGCAGATGGGAAGGACGTGTCAGCTATGAATAA
- a CDS encoding response regulator transcription factor, with translation MSRILIIDDEQALVQLLSEELTANGHEVLAAYDGNEGVLLAAAEPELVILDIMMPGLNGFEVCRTIRDWVSCPIIFLSARQSEADKIRGLTLGGDDYVLKPFGLRELMARIEANLRREARTRQASREGNSSKLHYGRLSLSLQERLVRINGEPLALTRREYDIVELLALHGGQVFSREHMYEKIWGYDAEGDASTVVEHIKKIRAKLAAADPAGEYISTVWGIGYKWTEQ, from the coding sequence GTGAGCCGGATTCTGATTATAGACGATGAGCAGGCGCTGGTGCAGCTGCTCAGTGAAGAATTGACCGCCAATGGGCATGAGGTTCTGGCTGCGTATGACGGCAACGAGGGGGTGCTGCTGGCGGCGGCTGAACCGGAGCTTGTGATTCTGGATATTATGATGCCGGGTCTGAACGGCTTCGAGGTCTGCCGCACCATCCGCGACTGGGTGAGCTGTCCGATTATCTTCCTGAGCGCCAGACAATCGGAGGCCGACAAGATCAGAGGGCTTACGCTGGGCGGAGACGATTATGTCCTGAAGCCGTTCGGACTACGTGAGCTGATGGCCAGAATAGAGGCCAATCTGCGGCGGGAGGCACGGACCCGGCAGGCTAGTAGGGAAGGCAACAGTTCCAAGCTGCATTATGGCAGACTTAGTCTGAGCCTGCAGGAACGGCTGGTCAGAATCAACGGCGAGCCGCTGGCGCTGACCCGGCGGGAATACGATATCGTAGAGCTGCTGGCGCTGCACGGCGGTCAGGTTTTTTCGCGGGAGCATATGTATGAGAAGATCTGGGGCTACGACGCCGAAGGGGACGCTTCTACGGTTGTGGAGCATATCAAGAAGATCCGCGCCAAGCTGGCCGCCGCCGATCCGGCAGGGGAATACATCTCCACGGTCTGGGGTATCGGCTACAAATGGACGGAGCAGTAA
- a CDS encoding HAMP domain-containing sensor histidine kinase, whose product MNKRSLKTQFMFTFILIIATSAAATVLTYFIAAQLFARIDNKLVYPANHYEKQLPVIEAWITRENTALLDPQGQQRLEEHIPLQEILYRVLDREGGTVYGTMNDSWTVDRTELYKLLNTTTGQQGRYIRTVPVITEDGVIAGAVQLSYRLKTSFVKDSGNWWLTLIFAGAIISPFLYIALFTWIFSRRFTRNINQPLQLLMDASRKIQAKDLDFDIPYVADNELGRLCAAFSEMKGELGRSLSAQWRMEQERMEMVESLAHDLKAPLAIIRGYCEALMEFSEVDQAKRERYLGVIKDSADQSTKLVHQMLYTSELERSGAAPKLLPVPLHEFLSHKAGVYQLQARQQGSTLELVLTADDSLTLDTDVEKLERILDNVVSNSLEHTPAGGTVTLSVKQEENGDVVFDICDTGTGFSPKDKDKAFQKFYRGDEARGGKGGHSGLGLYIARELAGRLGGSLELLDNLAGGACVRLRLPQYL is encoded by the coding sequence ATGAACAAAAGATCATTAAAAACACAGTTCATGTTTACCTTTATTTTAATTATCGCAACCAGCGCGGCAGCAACAGTGCTTACTTATTTCATCGCTGCACAGCTGTTCGCCAGGATCGACAATAAGCTGGTGTATCCGGCCAACCATTACGAGAAGCAGCTCCCGGTGATAGAAGCATGGATTACTAGGGAGAATACGGCGCTGCTTGACCCGCAGGGGCAGCAGCGGCTGGAAGAGCATATCCCGCTGCAAGAGATTCTGTACCGGGTGCTGGACCGTGAAGGCGGGACCGTATACGGCACGATGAATGACAGCTGGACCGTGGATAGAACGGAGCTGTATAAGTTGTTGAATACCACCACCGGCCAGCAGGGTCGTTATATCCGCACGGTTCCGGTCATTACGGAAGACGGCGTGATTGCCGGAGCGGTTCAGCTGTCCTACCGGCTGAAGACCAGCTTCGTGAAAGACTCCGGCAACTGGTGGCTTACCTTGATCTTCGCGGGGGCGATCATCTCCCCGTTTCTATATATCGCCCTGTTTACATGGATCTTCTCCCGCAGATTCACGCGCAATATCAACCAGCCCTTACAGCTGCTGATGGACGCTTCGCGCAAGATCCAAGCCAAGGATCTGGACTTCGACATTCCTTATGTGGCCGATAATGAGCTGGGCCGCTTATGCGCCGCTTTTAGCGAAATGAAGGGTGAGCTGGGCCGCTCGCTCTCGGCGCAGTGGCGGATGGAGCAGGAACGGATGGAAATGGTAGAGTCTCTAGCCCATGATCTGAAGGCTCCACTGGCTATTATCCGGGGTTACTGTGAAGCGCTGATGGAATTCTCGGAGGTGGACCAGGCCAAGCGGGAGCGATATCTTGGAGTGATCAAGGACAGTGCCGACCAGAGCACGAAGCTGGTGCATCAAATGTTATATACCTCTGAACTGGAGCGGTCCGGTGCTGCCCCTAAGCTGCTGCCGGTTCCGTTGCATGAATTTCTTAGCCACAAAGCAGGTGTCTACCAGCTTCAGGCAAGGCAGCAGGGCAGCACACTGGAACTTGTACTTACGGCCGATGACAGCCTGACACTCGATACCGATGTGGAGAAACTGGAGCGTATTCTGGATAATGTGGTTTCCAACAGCCTGGAGCATACCCCGGCAGGAGGTACGGTCACTCTGTCTGTTAAACAGGAGGAGAACGGAGACGTTGTGTTTGACATCTGTGATACAGGCACAGGCTTCAGCCCCAAGGACAAGGATAAAGCCTTTCAGAAGTTCTACCGGGGAGATGAGGCCAGAGGAGGGAAAGGCGGTCATTCCGGTCTTGGTCTCTACATTGCCAGAGAACTGGCCGGACGTCTCGGCGGCTCGCTGGAGCTGCTGGACAACCTGGCCGGAGGGGCTTGCGTCAGACTTCGGCTGCCACAATACCTCTGA
- a CDS encoding spore germination protein: MMPTARTESDPLKSKNLADNLAKLTDSLGHSPDIIVRKFTPLSIQAEIAAVFMEGLVEQELVEDFLKDMMVFERFPDTQPSSVEAMFDLMKHKTRGVGEKNCLKEWNHLFEALLSGSTVILVDGISEALSSNTSGGEVRTVTEATTQVSIRGPKESFTESLGTNLSLVRRKIKSPNLWVESMKIGDVTQTEVSIMYMHGIVNEDILAELRKKLQAIHVDAILESGYIEQLIEENVYSPLPTLFNTERPDSVAGNLLEGRIAIFVDGTPFVLIAPTTFFMFFHAVEDYYQRFDISTLIRILRLICLMISLFGPAVFVATLTFHQEMIPTSLLINLASQREGVPFPTFIEAVIMELTFEIIREAGIRMPSPIGQTVSIIGGLVLGQAAVQAGIVSPAMVIVVSLTGISSFTTPAFNMALSVRVLRFIIMFIAAFMGLYGITIFMFILIAHMCSLRSLGFPFMSPFGPFIAENQKDTLLRVPLNRMRKRPRLVSQKNKIRLETEGDSRGDRQ; encoded by the coding sequence ATGATGCCTACGGCGAGAACTGAATCAGACCCCCTCAAATCTAAAAATCTAGCAGACAATCTGGCTAAGCTTACCGATTCGCTCGGGCACAGCCCAGATATCATAGTCCGCAAATTCACGCCGCTGTCAATTCAGGCGGAAATCGCCGCGGTGTTCATGGAAGGGCTGGTTGAACAAGAACTGGTTGAGGACTTTCTGAAGGATATGATGGTCTTTGAGCGCTTCCCGGATACACAGCCTTCCTCCGTCGAGGCTATGTTCGACTTGATGAAGCACAAGACGAGAGGTGTAGGCGAGAAGAACTGTCTTAAAGAATGGAACCATTTATTTGAGGCGCTGCTGTCCGGAAGTACGGTCATTCTGGTGGACGGCATCAGCGAGGCCTTAAGCAGCAATACAAGCGGGGGTGAGGTCCGCACAGTAACAGAAGCTACTACACAGGTCTCCATTCGTGGACCGAAGGAGAGCTTCACAGAATCACTCGGAACCAACCTGTCGCTGGTGCGCCGCAAGATCAAAAGCCCGAATCTGTGGGTGGAGAGCATGAAGATTGGCGATGTTACCCAAACCGAAGTTTCGATTATGTATATGCATGGTATCGTAAATGAGGATATTCTCGCAGAATTACGCAAGAAGCTGCAGGCGATACACGTAGATGCCATTCTGGAATCAGGCTACATTGAGCAGCTGATTGAGGAGAATGTGTATTCTCCGCTGCCCACCTTATTTAATACAGAACGCCCTGATAGTGTGGCAGGCAATCTGCTGGAGGGCAGAATAGCCATATTTGTGGACGGAACACCGTTTGTGCTAATCGCGCCTACGACATTTTTTATGTTTTTTCATGCGGTTGAGGATTACTACCAGCGGTTTGATATCTCGACCCTGATTCGAATCCTACGGCTGATATGCCTGATGATCTCCTTATTTGGACCGGCTGTGTTTGTGGCTACCCTTACCTTTCATCAGGAAATGATTCCAACCTCCCTTTTAATCAATCTGGCCTCCCAACGGGAAGGTGTTCCTTTTCCAACCTTTATTGAGGCGGTCATTATGGAGCTTACCTTTGAGATTATCCGCGAGGCCGGTATCCGCATGCCTTCCCCGATTGGTCAGACTGTATCGATCATCGGCGGTTTGGTGCTGGGACAGGCAGCGGTCCAAGCGGGGATCGTCTCTCCAGCGATGGTCATCGTTGTTTCGCTGACGGGTATTTCCAGCTTTACCACTCCTGCCTTTAATATGGCGCTTTCTGTACGCGTTCTCCGGTTCATCATCATGTTTATTGCCGCTTTTATGGGGCTCTACGGAATCACCATATTTATGTTTATCCTGATTGCCCATATGTGCAGTTTGAGATCGCTTGGTTTTCCATTTATGTCTCCCTTCGGACCGTTTATTGCTGAGAATCAGAAGGATACCCTATTGCGTGTGCCTTTGAATCGGATGAGGAAACGGCCGCGCCTGGTCAGCCAAAAGAATAAAATACGCCTTGAAACCGAGGGGGACTCTAGGGGAGATCGACAATGA